The region GCATGGAAGCCTGCAAGCATTATTATTCAGTAAAGTATGTGCGCCTCCCGGATTTATTACTGGACTTACAGGCGGCCAGGGATAACAGCACATTTGGTGCTGTTCTGAAAAAATACACCAAGCCAGCATTACTGATTTTGGATGAATGGCTGCTGCTGAAACTGACTGAAGCTGAAGCCAGAAACCTGTTTGAACTGATACATAAGAGGCGCAAAAATCCTCTACGATCTTTTGCTCTCAGTTCCGTGAGAACGAATGGTATCAGCAGATCTGCAGCGGTGAAAGTACACTTGCAGATGCCATCATGGATCGTATACCCTACGATTCATACAAAATCGATATTGAAAGCATCGATCCGACCAAAGATCTCTCAATGAGAAAAGTATATGGCCTGGATCCGGCACAAGCTAAGTAACAAAAGCAGGGGGCTCCGTTAGTCCGGACAGGTGGCTCTCGCCACTCCGGACTGGCGGCTCCGCCGCACCGTAATATTCATAATTTACTTTGTGATCTTGGAGCGCTATTTTATTTCTAGTATAAATGTTTTTAAATAACTTTATGTTATTCCTCTTTTATGGTATACTCTTATTTATACCAAATCCGGAGGAAAGAACTTATGCCTAAAAACGCAAATTCAATTTCGCTTACTGATGACGAGTTGCGATATCTGACATCAGTCACTCAAAAAGGAACGGTTCAGGCCAGAGTTTATAAAAGAGCAAAAATACTTCTCTTAAAATCCCAGAGGCTTTCCAATGAGTTTATTGCGGAGAAACTGGACATCACAGTTCCTACGGTTCGCCTCTGCCTGCAAAAATTTATGGAATCCGGGGTAGCGGCAGCTCTGGAAGATTCCCACGGGCGGGGACGAAAAGCGGAAATATTTGATGATTCCAAAGCCTGGGTAGTAAATATTGCCTGCCAAAAACCAACCGCTTTTGGCCTTGCCGCCGAACTATGGTATCCTGCCAGCCTGACAAAGTATGTAAATTCCGTTGCCCAAGCCCAGGGATATCCGCGTATGGCGACAGCGTCCGTAAGCAGTATAAGAAAGATTCTCCGGGAGGCACAGCTCAATCCCCATAAGATTACCTATTACTGTGAAAAACCGGATCCTGACTTTGACAAAAAAATGCATGATGTCCTTGTTATCTATAAGCAATTGGAACTCTGTTTTGACAAAACTGGCAATTTTATCCCATTTGCGGAGGGAGAGACAGCTGTCCATACATTATCTTATGATGAAAAGCCAGGGATTCAGGCAATCGCAACCACTTCAGAAGACAGGCCGCCTGTCCCGGAGGGAGAAAATTTGTCTACAGTTATGAGGGACTACGAATATAAGCGTTTAGGGACATTGTCCTTGCTGGCGGCCATTGACCTACTTACAGGAGAAGCGGTTCCGCTGGTGAGTGAAACGCATAAAAGCAGTGATTTTGTGTCATTTTTAAAACTCCTGGATGAAAAATACCCCAAAGGGGACAAAATCCGTCTTATATTGGACAACCATTCCGCCCATACCTCCAGGGAGACCCAGGAATATCTGAATGGGATACACAACCGATTTGAGTTTGTATTTACCCCAACTCATAGATCATGGCTGAACATGGTGGAAGGATTTTTCAGCAAAATGACACGCCAAATGCTGTCAGGAATCCGTGTAGACTCCAAGGATATGTTGAAGGAGCGGATCTATCAATACTTTAATGAGGTCAACGCGGTGCCGGTGCCATACAAATGGAAATACAAAATGGACACGATTCATCTTGAGAATGAGGACATAAACGCGATCATATATGAAGTTGTAAACGCAAAAGCCGCAAGTCCAGAGAATCAAGGTAAGCGTGCGCCTATTCCAACAAAACGAAAAAGGAAAGGCCAAAAACAAGCTGAATCATAAAGCTATTTAATGTTAACTATACTAGTATAACTCGATTTTAATAAGTTTACATTATTATCCTGAAAACCAAGGGAAACGTGCGCCCAAAGCACGAACACGTAAGCCAAGAAATCAGATTACTACCAACGCTTAAATTGTAAGCTTATTTAAATCGAGTTATACTAGGTATACTCAAAACATGCAAAAAAGCCCATAAATCTCGAAATATACAAGTTTTTAAAATTTTAAACTATTTTATTTTTGGATTTTAAGATGTTTAAAAATTTATTAATAATTTTTTTGCACCCAGAATCTAACCTAAAAAATGAAGAACCTTTCAACTTGTTTATTTCTTTTTTCATTTGTTCTATGTCGTTATCACACATTTGCTCTGTTTGTGTTGCCAGAAAATTATATCTTTTCTGCATACATTCAATTTCATGTTGCATTTGATTCAAACGTTCATCTTGTGCCTTTTCCCAATCAAATAATATTGGAAATTCGTCTCTCATTTGATTTAAACGCTCATCTTGTGCCGTTTGCCATTCATATAATATTTTTATATCAGATTGTACTTGTCTTATCTCTTCTTCTATTTTATCATATTTGTCATGAAAAAGCCGTTCTTGCTCCAAGACAATGTCATATAACGTATACTCCTCTTTAAAACCATTAACACCAGCCAATGATTTTTCTAACCACTGAATACTTTCTTCCCTTTTTGCTGCTAAAATATAATTTAATTCATTATAATTAATAGGTTCTTTAAAAAATTCGTTGGATAATAAATCATTTTTATTTTCAATCATTCGATGTTCTAGTCCAAGCAATTTAAGTATAGAAAGTATTCTTGTTGCACCTCTCCATTGCCACTTATTATAAACAACGCAGAATTGTCTCTGGAATATTAAAGCAAAGCATACCCCATGAAATGAATCTGTAATAAAGAAATCAGAGTTTGCTATTGTTGCTAACCATTCTTCATTTTTAACATTTTTCAATGTCTCTATTGACCATTGAAAATCCCCATTAGGATAACCATCTGTATCTATTACTGCCAATGCATTTCCGGAACACTTTTTTTCGGCCAATTCTTTAATTAAATCCGCTCTGTCTTGAGTTGGATCTAATATATAAGCACCAACATAGTGTTCATTTGGCAAACGAAGTTTCCCTATTCGCGCCATATTTTCGTAGAGACTTTTATCGCAAAGAAAAACGGGATCTAAAACCCATTTTGCGTCGATATCAAAAACATCTTT is a window of Enterocloster clostridioformis DNA encoding:
- a CDS encoding IS630 family transposase, yielding MPKNANSISLTDDELRYLTSVTQKGTVQARVYKRAKILLLKSQRLSNEFIAEKLDITVPTVRLCLQKFMESGVAAALEDSHGRGRKAEIFDDSKAWVVNIACQKPTAFGLAAELWYPASLTKYVNSVAQAQGYPRMATASVSSIRKILREAQLNPHKITYYCEKPDPDFDKKMHDVLVIYKQLELCFDKTGNFIPFAEGETAVHTLSYDEKPGIQAIATTSEDRPPVPEGENLSTVMRDYEYKRLGTLSLLAAIDLLTGEAVPLVSETHKSSDFVSFLKLLDEKYPKGDKIRLILDNHSAHTSRETQEYLNGIHNRFEFVFTPTHRSWLNMVEGFFSKMTRQMLSGIRVDSKDMLKERIYQYFNEVNAVPVPYKWKYKMDTIHLENEDINAIIYEVVNAKAASPENQGKRAPIPTKRKRKGQKQAES